A single window of Malus sylvestris chromosome 5, drMalSylv7.2, whole genome shotgun sequence DNA harbors:
- the LOC126623799 gene encoding exocyst complex component EXO70B1-like, with protein sequence MVDDKSVGVCLARAEDLMQQAMFRLEDEFRSLVEHGDESRKLNRAFRGESNDVLSFDSGDDEEEEEDEEVIGDSEEHQIPNAQSIGDYDIMIDALPSGTINDLHEIAKRMVAAGFGNECSHVYRSCRR encoded by the coding sequence ATGGTCGACGACAAGTCTGTTGGCGTCTGCCTCGCGCGTGCTGAGGATCTTATGCAGCAGGCTATGTTCCGGCTCGAGGACGAGTTCAGATCCTTGGTCGAACACGGCGACGAGTCACGAAAACTCAATCGCGCGTTTCGTGGCGAGTCGAATGACGTGTTGTCGTTTGACTCGggagatgatgaagaagaagaggaggatgaggaggtAATCGGGGACAGTGAGGAACACCAGATCCCTAATGCTCAGTCGATCGGCGACTACGACATCATGATCGACGCGCTTCCTTCTGGAACCATCAATGACCTCCATGAGATTGCTAAGCGGATGGTGGCGGCGGGGTTTGGAAATGAGTGCTCGCACGTGTACAGAAGCTGCCGGAGATAG